From the genome of Hymenobacter sp. PAMC 26628, one region includes:
- a CDS encoding DinB family protein, with the protein MKIEDLIAEINDVLVAAFGQLDEWLGVPEEVRRARPASGGWTIDEILEHVALTNHYLLILIEKGAAKALKNLNDLDLRAELAGYQFNRAQLDQIGLHRSFPWVRPEHMEPNGARSAMEVRQLLHEQLAQCQAVLGRLPNGEGALHRTTMTVNYLGKIDVYQFVYFLAKHAERHLTQMEKAAAELRTPGN; encoded by the coding sequence ATGAAAATTGAAGACCTAATCGCTGAAATCAACGACGTCCTTGTAGCAGCTTTCGGGCAGCTGGACGAGTGGCTTGGCGTGCCCGAAGAAGTGCGCCGCGCCCGGCCCGCCAGCGGCGGGTGGACCATCGACGAAATTCTGGAGCACGTCGCCCTGACGAACCACTACCTGCTGATCCTGATCGAGAAAGGCGCGGCCAAGGCGCTCAAAAACCTGAACGACTTGGACTTGCGTGCTGAACTGGCCGGCTACCAATTCAACCGGGCGCAGCTTGACCAAATAGGCTTGCATCGGTCGTTCCCGTGGGTGCGGCCCGAACACATGGAGCCGAACGGTGCGCGCAGTGCGATGGAGGTGAGGCAGCTACTGCACGAACAGCTGGCGCAATGCCAAGCGGTACTTGGCCGGCTGCCCAATGGCGAAGGTGCATTGCATCGCACCACGATGACGGTAAACTATTTGGGAAAAATCGACGTGTACCAGTTCGTCTATTTTCTGGCCAAGCACGCCGAACGCCACCTCACCCAAATGGAGAAAGCGGCGGCTGAGCTCCGAACGCCAGGAAATTAG